A DNA window from Hymenobacter aquaticus contains the following coding sequences:
- a CDS encoding catalase yields MEESTQPKKLTTAAGRPIFDNQNSVSAGARGPLLLQDYFLHEKLAHFNRERIPERVVHAKGSGAYGTFTVTHDITHLTRAKLFSKIGNECRMFARFSTVGGEKGSADTERDPRGFALKFYTEDGNWDLVGNNTPVFFVKDPVKFPDFIHTQKREARSNRKSPTMMWDFWSLNPESLHQVTILMSDRGTPYGYRHMHGYGSHTFSLINAENERVWVKFHFRTEQGVKNFSNEDAIRMKGEDADFAQHDLVAAIDNGNFPRWKMFIQVMTDEQAKTFRWNPFDLTKVWPQGEFPLHEVGVMELNEVPVNYHAHVEQAAFSPAHVVDGIGYSPDKMLQGRILSYPDAHRYRLGVNYEHLPVNACPYGFSNYQRDGRMALGDNGGPGPNYFPNSFDGPVEDKTVGEPAQELDGLFADRYDRNAGPGNDDHYTQAGNLFRLLDAQAQKNLISNVVGSMSGIEGPKKDLITQRQLCHWFRADIRLGMAIAKGLGVDVEMPTEHIAAATV; encoded by the coding sequence ATGGAAGAATCCACGCAACCCAAGAAGCTGACCACGGCGGCGGGCCGCCCGATATTCGACAACCAGAACTCGGTTTCGGCCGGTGCCCGCGGCCCCTTGCTGCTGCAAGACTACTTCCTGCACGAAAAGCTGGCCCACTTCAACCGGGAGCGGATTCCGGAGCGCGTAGTGCACGCCAAGGGCTCGGGGGCCTACGGTACCTTCACCGTCACCCACGACATTACCCACCTGACCCGGGCCAAGCTGTTCAGCAAAATCGGCAACGAGTGCCGCATGTTTGCCCGTTTCAGCACCGTGGGCGGCGAGAAAGGCTCGGCCGACACCGAGCGGGACCCCCGCGGCTTCGCCCTGAAGTTCTACACCGAAGACGGCAACTGGGACCTGGTGGGCAATAACACGCCGGTGTTCTTCGTGAAAGACCCGGTGAAGTTTCCCGACTTTATCCACACCCAGAAGCGCGAGGCCCGCTCCAACCGCAAGTCGCCCACGATGATGTGGGACTTCTGGAGCCTGAACCCCGAAAGCCTGCACCAGGTCACGATTCTGATGAGTGACCGGGGCACGCCCTACGGCTACCGCCACATGCACGGCTACGGCTCCCATACTTTCTCGCTGATCAACGCCGAAAACGAGCGGGTGTGGGTGAAATTCCACTTCCGCACCGAGCAGGGCGTGAAAAACTTCTCGAACGAGGACGCCATCCGGATGAAGGGCGAGGACGCCGACTTCGCCCAGCACGACCTGGTAGCGGCCATCGACAACGGCAATTTCCCCCGCTGGAAGATGTTCATCCAGGTGATGACCGATGAGCAGGCCAAAACCTTCCGCTGGAACCCCTTCGACCTGACCAAAGTATGGCCCCAGGGTGAGTTCCCGCTGCACGAGGTGGGCGTAATGGAGCTGAACGAGGTACCCGTCAACTACCACGCCCACGTCGAGCAGGCGGCCTTTTCGCCGGCCCACGTGGTAGACGGCATCGGCTACTCGCCCGACAAAATGCTGCAGGGCCGTATCCTGAGCTACCCCGATGCGCACCGCTACCGTCTGGGCGTCAACTACGAGCACCTGCCCGTGAATGCCTGCCCCTACGGCTTCAGCAACTACCAGCGCGACGGCCGCATGGCCCTCGGCGACAACGGCGGCCCCGGCCCCAACTACTTCCCCAACTCCTTCGATGGCCCCGTGGAAGACAAAACCGTCGGGGAACCCGCCCAGGAGCTCGACGGCCTCTTCGCCGACCGCTACGACCGGAACGCCGGCCCCGGCAACGACGACCACTACACGCAAGCCGGCAACCTGTTCCGCCTGCTCGACGCTCAGGCGCAGAAGAACCTGATCAGCAACGTGGTGGGCTCGATGAGCGGCATCGAGGGCCCCAAGAAAGACCTCATCACCCAGCGCCAGCTCTGCCACTGGTTCCGCGCCGACATCCGCCTGGGCATGGCCATTGCCAAAGGCCTGGGCGTGGACGTGGAGATGCCCACCGAACATATTGCCGCCGCTACGGTTTAG
- a CDS encoding hydrogen peroxide-inducible genes activator: MNLQQLEYLVALDTHRQFVLAAEKCFVTQPTLSMQVQKLEEELGVLLFDRTTKGVRPTAVGEKVVQQARQVLREVQQLHEVVQLEKGDLVGELRLGVIPTLAPYLVPLFLVELAARYPQLRLHVEELQSAAIMQRLKDHTLDVGLLVTPLEDRALREIPVLEEPFLGYVAEGHPLYSKELLTPADLDADGLWLLQQGHCFRHQVLNLCNPPAPATPRPYTYESGSIETLKQLVARTNGYTLVPELSVLDEVGQNPMVKRFAAPEPVREVSLVVHHGFVRLPLLATLRDVILAQLPARLQVGRAGQKIRWK; encoded by the coding sequence ATGAATCTGCAACAGCTCGAATACCTCGTGGCCCTCGATACCCACCGGCAATTTGTGCTGGCCGCCGAAAAATGCTTTGTCACCCAGCCCACCCTGAGCATGCAGGTGCAGAAGCTGGAAGAGGAGCTGGGCGTGCTGCTCTTCGACCGGACCACCAAGGGCGTGCGGCCCACGGCGGTGGGCGAGAAGGTGGTGCAGCAGGCCCGGCAGGTGCTGCGCGAGGTGCAGCAGCTCCACGAGGTAGTGCAGCTCGAAAAGGGCGACCTGGTGGGCGAGCTGCGCCTGGGCGTGATTCCGACGCTGGCGCCCTACCTGGTGCCGCTGTTTCTGGTGGAGCTGGCCGCGCGCTACCCCCAGCTGCGCCTGCACGTGGAAGAGCTGCAGTCGGCCGCCATTATGCAGCGCCTCAAAGACCACACCCTCGACGTGGGCCTGCTCGTGACGCCGCTGGAAGACCGGGCCCTGCGCGAAATTCCGGTGCTGGAAGAGCCGTTTCTGGGCTACGTGGCCGAAGGGCATCCGCTGTATAGCAAGGAGCTGCTGACGCCCGCCGACCTCGACGCCGACGGCCTCTGGCTGCTCCAGCAGGGCCACTGCTTCCGCCATCAGGTGCTCAACCTCTGCAACCCGCCCGCGCCGGCCACGCCCCGGCCCTACACCTACGAAAGCGGCTCCATCGAAACCCTGAAGCAGCTGGTGGCCCGCACCAACGGCTACACGCTGGTGCCGGAGCTTTCGGTGCTCGACGAGGTGGGTCAGAACCCGATGGTGAAGCGCTTTGCCGCGCCCGAGCCGGTGCGGGAGGTGAGTTTGGTGGTCCACCACGGCTTCGTGCGCCTGCCGCTGCTGGCTACCCTGCGCGACGTTATTCTGGCCCAGCTGCCGGCGCGGCTGCAAGTGGGCCGGGCCGGGCAAAAGATTCGGTGGAAGTAA
- a CDS encoding alpha/beta fold hydrolase: MPQPIDLPALEAGTGPLTFVFLHYWAGSGREWQLVLDELSPDFHGLAPDLRGFGAAPAPASGYAVADYAADVLAFIQQRGLTNFVLVGHSMGAKTAMFVASEQPAGLRGLVLLAPSPPTIEPMTDEERQASLKAFGRPEAAAATFAKIVVRPVAEQVKATIIEDNLRASHPAWDAWMRSGSRENIAARLCLVQVPCLIITGSADPIMSPSVHGLETLPYLPEGTPLEILGGVGHLPPLEAPVEVARLLREFVGKHGL; the protein is encoded by the coding sequence ATGCCCCAACCGATTGACTTGCCCGCGCTGGAAGCGGGCACCGGCCCGCTAACCTTTGTTTTTCTGCACTACTGGGCCGGCAGCGGCCGGGAATGGCAGCTGGTCCTGGATGAGCTCAGCCCCGATTTTCACGGCCTGGCCCCCGACCTGCGCGGCTTCGGGGCCGCCCCGGCCCCGGCCAGCGGCTACGCCGTGGCAGACTACGCCGCCGACGTGCTGGCCTTTATCCAGCAGCGCGGCCTAACCAACTTCGTGCTGGTGGGCCACTCGATGGGGGCCAAGACGGCCATGTTTGTGGCTTCCGAGCAGCCCGCCGGCCTGCGGGGCCTGGTGCTGCTGGCCCCGTCGCCGCCCACCATCGAGCCCATGACCGACGAGGAGCGCCAGGCTTCGCTCAAGGCCTTCGGGCGGCCCGAAGCGGCGGCCGCTACGTTTGCCAAAATCGTGGTGCGGCCGGTGGCGGAGCAGGTCAAGGCCACGATTATCGAAGACAACCTGCGCGCTTCCCACCCGGCCTGGGACGCGTGGATGCGCTCCGGCAGCCGGGAAAATATTGCTGCCCGCCTGTGCCTGGTGCAAGTGCCCTGCCTCATCATCACCGGCAGCGCCGACCCGATTATGTCGCCCTCGGTGCACGGCCTGGAAACCCTGCCCTACCTGCCTGAAGGTACGCCGCTGGAAATCCTCGGCGGCGTGGGCCACCTGCCCCCACTGGAAGCCCCGGTGGAAGTAGCCCGGCTGCTGCGGGAGTTCGTTGGGAAACACGGATTGTAG
- the pulA gene encoding type I pullulanase: MKFLLFLSLLVVATACAVSHKTTSKVPDFAAYPTYTGSDLGLTFVRGQATLRVWAPTAEALQLKLYAEGTGGAPVATYAMQKSTGGTWVYQLPARPPGRFYVVQATIGGKQMAEVPDPYVHAVGLNGLRGALLDPATASPAAWPDDRRPELKQATDIVIGEAHVRDLSMHPQSGIAHKGKFLGLTETGTHGPEGVSTGLAHVQELGITHLHLLPTNDFASVDESRLEENRYNWGYDPLHYSVPEGSYSTDPADPAARIRELKQLVQTLHRRELRLVLDVVYNHTADAARSSFDQLVPGYYYRQKPDGTYSDATACGNEVASERTMVRKLIVESVAYWAREYHVDGFRFDLMGVLDLRTMRAVRVALDEIDHSIFVYGEGWTAGSSPLPETERAVKANILKLDRVAAFGDELRDGVKGHYARQTEPGFASGQPGLEESVKFGIVGATQHPQLDYAKVNYSKAPWATEPGQAINYVACHDDRVLWDKLTVANPGASEEELLRMDVLSNTIVFTSQGVPFLPVGDEFLRTKGGSHNSYNLPDNVNQLDWARKARYRSVFGFYQQLIGLRRAHPAFRLPTRALVEKHLAFLPAMPANTIGYQLLHHAGNDDWGTITVLLNGNRAPATVPAPAGTYTVVLRGQEINQKGLGTLTVAAGQPLTLPASSALILVQP, from the coding sequence ATGAAGTTTCTGCTGTTTCTAAGTCTGCTCGTCGTGGCTACCGCCTGCGCCGTTTCCCATAAGACCACCTCCAAGGTTCCTGATTTTGCCGCCTACCCGACTTACACCGGCTCCGACCTGGGCTTGACGTTCGTGCGGGGGCAGGCCACGCTGCGGGTGTGGGCGCCCACGGCCGAGGCTTTGCAGCTCAAGCTCTACGCCGAAGGCACGGGCGGGGCGCCGGTGGCAACCTACGCCATGCAAAAATCCACGGGTGGGACCTGGGTGTACCAGCTGCCGGCCCGGCCGCCGGGGCGGTTTTACGTGGTGCAGGCCACGATTGGGGGCAAACAAATGGCCGAGGTACCCGACCCCTACGTGCACGCCGTGGGCCTCAACGGCCTGCGCGGGGCCCTGCTCGACCCGGCCACGGCCAGCCCCGCCGCCTGGCCCGACGACCGGCGGCCCGAGCTGAAACAGGCCACCGACATCGTCATTGGCGAAGCCCACGTGCGCGACTTGAGCATGCATCCGCAGTCGGGCATCGCGCACAAGGGCAAATTCCTGGGCCTGACGGAAACCGGCACCCACGGCCCCGAGGGCGTGAGCACCGGCTTGGCGCACGTGCAGGAGCTGGGCATCACCCACCTGCACCTGCTGCCCACCAACGATTTTGCCTCCGTGGACGAAAGCCGCCTGGAGGAAAACCGTTACAACTGGGGCTACGACCCGCTGCACTATTCCGTGCCCGAGGGCAGCTATAGCACCGACCCCGCCGACCCGGCCGCCCGCATCCGGGAGCTGAAGCAGCTGGTCCAGACCCTGCACCGCCGCGAGCTGCGCTTGGTGCTCGACGTGGTGTACAACCACACCGCCGACGCCGCCCGCAGCTCTTTCGACCAGCTCGTGCCGGGTTATTATTACCGCCAAAAGCCCGACGGCACCTATTCCGACGCCACGGCCTGCGGCAACGAAGTGGCTTCCGAGCGGACGATGGTGCGCAAGCTCATCGTGGAGTCGGTGGCGTACTGGGCCCGGGAATACCACGTCGACGGCTTCCGCTTCGACCTCATGGGCGTGCTCGACTTGCGCACCATGCGGGCCGTGCGCGTGGCCCTCGACGAAATTGACCACAGCATTTTCGTGTACGGGGAAGGCTGGACGGCCGGCAGTAGCCCTTTGCCCGAAACCGAGCGGGCCGTGAAAGCCAATATCCTGAAGCTGGACCGGGTTGCGGCCTTCGGCGACGAGCTGCGCGACGGGGTGAAGGGCCACTACGCCCGCCAGACCGAGCCCGGCTTTGCCAGCGGGCAGCCCGGCCTGGAGGAAAGCGTGAAGTTCGGCATCGTGGGGGCCACCCAGCACCCGCAGCTCGACTATGCCAAGGTGAACTACTCGAAGGCGCCCTGGGCTACGGAGCCCGGCCAGGCCATCAACTACGTAGCCTGCCACGACGACCGGGTACTCTGGGACAAGCTCACGGTGGCCAACCCCGGCGCTTCGGAAGAAGAGCTGCTGCGGATGGACGTGCTCAGCAACACCATCGTCTTTACCAGCCAGGGCGTGCCGTTTTTGCCCGTCGGCGACGAGTTTCTGCGCACCAAGGGCGGCTCCCACAACTCCTACAACCTGCCCGACAACGTGAACCAGCTCGACTGGGCCCGCAAGGCGCGGTACCGGAGCGTGTTCGGGTTTTACCAGCAGCTCATCGGCCTGCGCCGCGCCCACCCGGCCTTCCGCCTGCCCACCCGGGCGCTGGTCGAAAAGCACCTGGCGTTTCTGCCCGCCATGCCGGCCAATACCATCGGCTACCAGCTGCTGCACCACGCCGGCAACGACGACTGGGGCACGATTACGGTGCTGCTGAACGGCAACCGCGCGCCAGCCACCGTGCCCGCGCCGGCCGGGACGTACACGGTAGTGCTGCGCGGCCAGGAAATCAACCAGAAAGGTCTGGGTACGCTGACCGTAGCCGCCGGCCAGCCCCTGACGCTGCCCGCCTCTTCGGCCCTGATTCTGGTGCAGCCCTAG
- a CDS encoding MIP/aquaporin family protein translates to MTLLSEMSRAWRRHWPHYAAEAVGIGVFMLCGSLLTILFEHPDFPGYQALASQEVLRRAGIGLGMALVIVGIVYNPWGKKSGAHINPAVTLGFWQLGKIRRADALWYLLAQVVGALLMGQVLKAVLGAYFAHPAVNYLVTAPKPPHGLGVAFAAEFVISFALMLVLLLALHHATLKKAAGWLIGMLLFLYITFETPLSGMSLNPARTLGSAVAAGHYRGLWLYWVAPLAGMWLAAVFFNKAHKGQELACAILAGCDAAPNTPHATEPPVYPQER, encoded by the coding sequence ATGACTTTACTTTCGGAAATGAGCCGGGCCTGGCGCCGGCACTGGCCGCACTACGCGGCCGAGGCGGTGGGCATCGGTGTTTTTATGCTGTGCGGCAGCCTGCTCACCATCCTGTTTGAGCACCCGGACTTTCCAGGGTATCAGGCCTTGGCCAGCCAGGAAGTACTGCGCCGGGCCGGTATCGGGCTGGGCATGGCCCTGGTTATCGTGGGTATCGTCTACAATCCGTGGGGCAAGAAGTCGGGGGCGCACATCAACCCGGCCGTGACGCTGGGCTTCTGGCAGCTGGGCAAAATCCGGCGGGCCGACGCGCTGTGGTATCTGCTGGCCCAGGTGGTTGGGGCCCTGCTGATGGGGCAGGTGCTCAAAGCCGTGCTCGGCGCTTACTTTGCCCACCCCGCCGTCAACTACCTGGTGACGGCGCCCAAGCCGCCGCACGGGCTTGGCGTCGCCTTTGCCGCCGAGTTCGTCATTTCCTTTGCATTAATGCTGGTGTTGCTGCTGGCCCTGCACCACGCCACGCTCAAAAAAGCCGCCGGCTGGCTGATCGGCATGTTGCTATTCCTGTACATCACCTTCGAAACGCCGCTCTCGGGCATGAGCCTCAACCCGGCCCGCACCCTGGGCAGCGCCGTAGCCGCCGGCCACTACCGGGGCCTGTGGCTGTACTGGGTAGCGCCGCTGGCCGGCATGTGGCTGGCAGCCGTCTTTTTCAACAAAGCCCATAAAGGCCAGGAGCTGGCCTGCGCCATCCTGGCCGGCTGCGACGCGGCACCCAACACACCGCACGCCACCGAGCCACCAGTATACCCGCAGGAGCGGTGA
- a CDS encoding patatin-like phospholipase family protein: MQKIYRWLAPLLAALLLLPSSLHAQKVGLVLSGGGAKGLAHVGVLKQLEKNRVPIDYIVGTSMGAIVGALYVAGYSPHEIEEIVLKPEFQNWVSGAPLEGKVYNYYDVDPSPAALHLRLAVDSTLKTRVTPKLVDDVTLNYVLATMLAPAGAISGYDFNKLLVPYRAVASEVFTREKVVQRAGSLSDAVRNSMAFPLAFRPIRQADGRYLFDGAVVDNFPTGVMRDEFKPDVIIGVNVGDVAFNKYPKEKDDQLLTSTLIFLGSNVADTLSVGRNGIFIQPDLEGITAADFNKVRQLVQLGEQAADKKMALMLQRIPRREDTLALQQRRRQFQNQAPRPDFKEIQVQGLPRQQQDFVRRFFVRNGSSYSPGDVEEGYYRLVNNDFFNNVYPRIRYDRQKEGYILNVDARQNSNLTADLGVMLSTRSMNNFYIGGAYRYLNRYLYTVRADATIGRFYNGARGSFRISIPGRVPLYFEPTVTFNNFNYQDTGGLLGSTAQNTQLGQRDFKTELMIGFSPNYRSRYTLSGGLFTNRDQYANTDEISSNAVLDQDRLQGLTAAGRFERNSLNRKQYAVSGRRVDFSVRGVLAQEKYTPGTTAGELPERTRTQNFVKASIFTEQYFTFNKVDSVGRKVHAWGYIVDAVATTQGPFATYRASLTSAPAFLPLPDSRTLFLDRYRGTAYAAVGLRYTRAVLGPVEWRTEVYGHVLVRQWERQAGNTLLAERGTTVSRPYLTAMTGFVYQTPVGPASLQFIHYDDSEHAFGVFAHIGYVLFRDRALD; this comes from the coding sequence ATGCAAAAAATCTACCGCTGGCTGGCTCCGCTGCTGGCCGCTCTGCTACTGCTTCCCTCCTCCCTGCACGCCCAGAAAGTGGGCCTCGTCCTCAGCGGCGGCGGCGCCAAGGGCCTGGCCCACGTGGGCGTACTCAAGCAGCTGGAAAAAAACCGCGTACCCATCGACTACATCGTGGGCACCAGCATGGGCGCCATCGTGGGCGCGCTGTACGTGGCGGGCTATTCGCCCCACGAAATCGAGGAAATCGTGCTCAAGCCCGAGTTTCAGAACTGGGTGTCGGGGGCCCCGCTGGAGGGCAAGGTGTATAACTACTACGACGTAGACCCCTCGCCCGCGGCCCTGCACCTGCGCCTGGCCGTCGACTCGACCCTGAAGACGCGGGTGACGCCCAAGCTGGTCGACGACGTGACCCTGAACTACGTGCTGGCCACCATGCTGGCCCCGGCCGGCGCCATTTCCGGCTACGACTTCAACAAGCTGCTGGTACCCTACCGAGCCGTGGCCTCGGAGGTATTTACCCGCGAGAAGGTGGTGCAGCGCGCGGGCTCCCTCTCCGACGCGGTGCGCAACTCCATGGCGTTTCCGCTGGCGTTCCGGCCCATCCGGCAGGCCGACGGCCGCTACCTCTTCGACGGGGCCGTGGTGGATAACTTCCCCACCGGCGTGATGCGCGACGAGTTCAAGCCCGACGTCATCATCGGGGTAAACGTGGGCGACGTGGCCTTCAACAAGTACCCCAAGGAAAAGGACGACCAGCTGCTGACCAGCACCCTGATTTTCCTGGGCTCCAACGTGGCCGATACGCTGTCGGTGGGCAGAAACGGCATCTTCATCCAGCCCGACCTGGAGGGCATCACCGCCGCCGACTTCAACAAGGTGCGGCAGCTGGTGCAGCTGGGCGAGCAGGCGGCCGATAAGAAGATGGCCCTGATGCTGCAACGCATTCCGCGGCGCGAAGACACGCTGGCCCTGCAACAGCGGCGGCGGCAGTTTCAGAACCAGGCCCCCCGCCCCGACTTCAAGGAAATCCAGGTGCAGGGCCTGCCCCGGCAGCAGCAGGATTTCGTGCGCCGCTTTTTCGTGCGCAACGGCAGCAGCTACTCGCCCGGCGACGTGGAGGAAGGCTACTACCGCCTGGTCAACAACGACTTTTTCAACAACGTGTACCCGCGCATCCGCTACGACCGGCAGAAGGAAGGCTACATCCTGAACGTGGACGCCCGCCAGAACAGCAACCTCACCGCCGACCTGGGCGTGATGCTCTCGACCCGGTCGATGAACAACTTTTACATCGGCGGGGCCTACCGCTATTTGAACCGCTACCTCTACACCGTGCGGGCCGACGCCACCATCGGGCGCTTCTACAACGGGGCCCGCGGCTCGTTCCGGATCAGCATTCCGGGCCGGGTGCCGCTGTACTTCGAGCCCACCGTGACCTTCAACAACTTCAACTACCAGGACACCGGCGGCCTGCTGGGCTCCACGGCCCAGAACACCCAGCTCGGGCAGCGCGACTTCAAAACCGAGCTCATGATTGGCTTCAGCCCCAACTACCGCAGCCGCTACACCCTGAGCGGGGGCCTGTTCACCAACCGCGACCAGTACGCCAACACCGACGAAATCAGCAGCAACGCCGTGCTCGACCAGGACCGGCTGCAGGGCCTCACGGCCGCCGGCCGCTTCGAGCGCAACTCCCTGAACCGGAAGCAGTACGCCGTCAGCGGCCGCCGCGTCGACTTTAGCGTGCGGGGGGTGCTGGCCCAGGAAAAATACACGCCCGGCACCACCGCCGGCGAGCTGCCCGAGCGGACCCGCACCCAGAATTTCGTGAAGGCCAGCATCTTCACCGAGCAGTATTTCACCTTCAACAAGGTTGATTCGGTGGGGCGCAAGGTGCACGCCTGGGGCTACATCGTGGATGCCGTGGCCACCACCCAGGGGCCCTTTGCCACCTACCGCGCCTCGCTTACCTCGGCCCCGGCCTTCCTGCCCCTGCCCGACTCGCGCACCCTGTTCCTGGACCGCTACCGGGGCACGGCCTACGCGGCCGTGGGCCTGCGCTACACCCGCGCCGTGCTGGGCCCGGTAGAATGGCGCACGGAAGTGTACGGCCACGTGCTGGTGCGGCAGTGGGAGCGGCAGGCCGGCAACACCCTACTGGCCGAGCGCGGCACCACCGTCAGCCGCCCCTACCTCACGGCCATGACCGGCTTCGTCTACCAGACCCCCGTGGGCCCCGCCTCCCTGCAATTCATCCACTACGACGACTCGGAGCACGCCTTCGGCGTCTTCGCCCACATCGGCTACGTCCTCTTCCGCGACCGGGCGCTGGACTAG
- a CDS encoding HAMP domain-containing sensor histidine kinase yields the protein MPRPASLRAHLLLAFTVVVLLTTLLGGGWQYRRLRALLTAADDDRLRARAQLLLARADLSGTLPVLALPDQAGETMRVTYEQPGRPAQELFRSAQWGWARPHGWRQVRVARSPGLFPDDQLTLWLAHPAAPLAASLRQVRQGLAAAVAGSLLLAWLLAPVLSRVALRSLRRISREARRMGRGSDLTELPVPATGDEVQELAETLNQLLARLRAGAELQDNFLAAAAHELRTPLATLQTGLSVASQAPDMPAAARAQLAGHQQEIRRLSRLVDDFLLVSRLRAGALPLSLQPVALDELVLGLADRLLPRFRAAGRPLTIHLDENAPDFLVLADADKLTTVVLNLLENALRHAPAGAGVTVSVSRAASSGWPTLTVQNPAQGSLGDLTRLTTAYYQADVLSEGAGLGLWLSSRIAELHGTALILSQPAGIFTAALPLPPPS from the coding sequence ATGCCCCGCCCCGCTTCCCTGCGCGCCCATCTGCTGCTGGCTTTCACGGTCGTGGTGCTGTTGACCACGCTGCTGGGCGGGGGCTGGCAGTACCGGCGGCTGCGGGCCCTGCTAACCGCCGCCGACGATGACCGGCTCCGGGCCCGCGCCCAACTGCTGCTGGCCCGCGCCGACCTGAGCGGCACGCTGCCCGTGCTGGCCCTACCCGACCAAGCCGGCGAAACCATGCGGGTGACGTATGAGCAGCCCGGCCGGCCGGCCCAGGAGCTGTTTCGGTCGGCCCAGTGGGGCTGGGCGCGCCCCCACGGCTGGCGGCAGGTGCGCGTGGCTCGCAGCCCTGGCCTGTTTCCCGACGACCAACTCACCCTCTGGCTGGCCCACCCGGCGGCCCCCCTGGCGGCCTCGCTGCGGCAGGTGCGGCAGGGGTTGGCGGCGGCCGTGGCGGGTAGCCTGCTGCTGGCCTGGCTGCTGGCCCCGGTGTTGAGCCGCGTGGCGCTGCGCTCCCTGCGCCGCATCAGCCGGGAAGCCCGCCGCATGGGCCGCGGCTCCGACCTGACCGAGCTGCCCGTGCCCGCCACCGGCGACGAAGTGCAGGAGCTGGCCGAAACCCTGAATCAGCTGCTGGCCCGCCTGCGCGCCGGGGCCGAGCTACAGGACAACTTCCTGGCCGCCGCCGCCCACGAGCTGCGTACCCCGCTGGCCACCTTACAAACCGGCCTCAGCGTCGCCAGCCAGGCCCCGGATATGCCCGCTGCCGCCCGCGCCCAGCTGGCCGGGCACCAGCAGGAAATTCGGCGGCTGAGCCGGCTGGTCGATGATTTTCTGCTGGTAAGCCGCCTGCGCGCCGGGGCCCTGCCGCTCAGCCTGCAGCCCGTGGCCCTCGACGAGCTGGTGCTAGGCCTGGCCGACCGCCTGCTGCCCCGCTTCCGCGCCGCGGGTCGCCCCCTCACCATCCACCTCGACGAAAACGCTCCCGACTTCCTGGTCCTGGCCGACGCCGACAAGCTCACTACCGTGGTCCTGAACCTGCTGGAAAATGCCCTGCGCCACGCCCCCGCCGGTGCCGGCGTGACGGTGAGCGTCAGCCGCGCCGCCAGCTCGGGCTGGCCCACGCTCACGGTGCAGAACCCGGCGCAGGGCAGCCTCGGCGACCTGACGCGCCTAACCACCGCCTACTACCAGGCCGACGTGCTCAGCGAGGGGGCGGGCCTGGGCCTGTGGCTGAGCAGCCGCATTGCCGAGCTGCACGGCACGGCCCTCATCCTGAGCCAGCCGGCCGGCATTTTCACGGCCGCACTGCCCCTGCCGCCTCCTTCCTAG
- a CDS encoding response regulator transcription factor yields MRILLIEDEVRLASFVQQGLSQAGHVADVAHSGPEGLERAATVAYDLILLDMMLPGQNGLDVLRNLREFGLGAVPVIILSALSDTAHVIRGLDAGAVDYLRKPFELDELLARLRALDRQRAQPGAAPLQVADLELDPLHRAVTRAGQPISLTNREFALLELLLRNAGRVVPKTRIAEKVWEVDFDMGSNVIEVHVSQLRRKLDKAFPHLPPLLETVVGHGYRIKN; encoded by the coding sequence ATGCGTATTCTATTGATTGAAGATGAAGTCCGTTTGGCCAGCTTCGTGCAGCAGGGCCTGAGCCAGGCCGGGCACGTGGCCGACGTGGCCCACAGCGGCCCCGAGGGCCTGGAGCGGGCCGCCACCGTGGCCTATGACCTGATTCTGCTCGACATGATGCTACCCGGCCAGAACGGCCTCGACGTGCTGCGCAACTTGCGCGAGTTTGGCCTTGGAGCCGTGCCGGTCATCATCCTCAGCGCCCTTTCCGACACCGCCCACGTTATTCGCGGCCTCGATGCCGGGGCGGTAGACTACCTGCGCAAGCCCTTCGAGCTGGACGAGCTGCTGGCCCGCCTGCGCGCCCTGGACCGGCAGCGCGCCCAGCCCGGCGCCGCCCCCTTGCAGGTAGCCGACCTGGAGCTGGACCCGCTGCACCGCGCCGTGACCCGCGCCGGCCAGCCGATCAGCCTCACCAACCGTGAATTTGCCCTGCTGGAGCTGCTGCTGCGCAACGCCGGCCGCGTGGTACCCAAAACCCGCATTGCCGAGAAAGTATGGGAAGTAGATTTCGACATGGGCTCCAACGTCATCGAAGTCCACGTTTCCCAGCTCCGCCGCAAGCTCGACAAAGCCTTTCCCCACCTCCCGCCCCTGCTCGAAACCGTCGTGGGTCACGGGTATCGAATTAAGAATTGA
- a CDS encoding DMT family protein, giving the protein MKAVYTVLLLTISNLFMTFAWYGHLEFKKISWLQGLGLVGVILISWGLAFFEYVFQVPANRIGFQENGGPFSLFQLKVIQEVVSLTVFTLCAVYVFKTDKLGWNHVLGFALLVAAVYVIFKKW; this is encoded by the coding sequence ATGAAAGCCGTTTACACCGTCCTGCTGCTCACCATCTCCAACCTGTTCATGACCTTCGCCTGGTACGGGCACCTGGAGTTCAAGAAGATTTCGTGGCTGCAGGGCCTGGGGCTGGTGGGCGTCATTCTCATCAGCTGGGGGCTGGCCTTTTTCGAGTACGTGTTTCAGGTGCCGGCCAACCGTATCGGGTTCCAGGAAAATGGCGGGCCCTTCAGCCTGTTTCAGCTCAAGGTGATTCAGGAAGTCGTGTCGCTCACGGTGTTCACGCTGTGCGCCGTGTACGTGTTCAAAACCGACAAGCTGGGCTGGAACCACGTGCTGGGCTTCGCGCTGCTGGTGGCGGCGGTCTACGTTATTTTCAAGAAGTGGTGA